In Exiguobacterium sibiricum 7-3, a genomic segment contains:
- a CDS encoding DinB family protein, protein MRQDVTELQFAVDYYKSLERLSDEEWRLPLAIDKWTIQECVSHLFLWDRYYLDHAVSKLPDEPLTLVETDYDEFNRLAVEYAHHIDALALLRKAIAVRQELIAQLDRLTDEQYERTYEGTFRPKSFVASFIAHDHHHQDQIDAALARLKRG, encoded by the coding sequence ATGCGACAAGACGTAACAGAACTTCAATTTGCCGTCGATTACTATAAATCGTTGGAGCGGCTTTCGGATGAAGAATGGCGGTTGCCGCTCGCAATCGATAAATGGACGATCCAGGAATGTGTCAGTCATCTGTTTTTATGGGATCGGTATTACCTCGATCATGCGGTGTCGAAATTACCGGATGAACCGTTGACGCTGGTTGAAACCGACTACGATGAGTTCAATCGTCTGGCGGTCGAATATGCCCATCACATCGATGCACTCGCCTTGTTGAGAAAAGCGATTGCCGTGCGGCAGGAATTGATCGCGCAGCTCGATCGGTTGACGGACGAGCAATATGAACGGACGTATGAAGGCACATTCCGGCCGAAATCGTTTGTCGCCTCCTTCATTGCACACGATCACCATCATCAAGATCAAATCGATGCAGCGCTTGCCCGCTTGAAACGGGGCTGA
- a CDS encoding arsenate reductase family protein yields MVTMYGYPKCSTCVKAKKALEANGVEVDYKHIVEETPSAETIQALHQKSGEPLKKFFNTSGQSYRSQGIKDRLPNLSEQEQYELLASDGMLLKRPIVTDGKDVTIGFKEELYHGKWY; encoded by the coding sequence ATGGTAACTATGTATGGCTATCCAAAATGCAGTACGTGTGTCAAAGCAAAAAAGGCACTTGAGGCAAATGGCGTCGAGGTCGATTATAAACACATCGTCGAGGAGACACCAAGTGCCGAGACGATTCAGGCACTTCATCAAAAGAGTGGCGAGCCATTGAAGAAGTTTTTTAACACGAGTGGTCAATCGTACCGTTCGCAAGGCATCAAGGACCGCCTGCCGAATCTGTCGGAACAGGAGCAATATGAATTGCTCGCGAGTGACGGCATGTTGCTCAAACGACCGATCGTAACAGACGGGAAAGACGTGACGATTGGATTCAAAGAAGAACTCTATCACGGAAAATGGTATTAA
- the gcvH gene encoding glycine cleavage system protein GcvH: MSQVKDNLRYSEEHEWVEVTGNKARIGITDFAQHELGDIVFVELPEVGDTISANEPFGSVESVKTVSELYAPISGKVVAINESLSDSPELVNESPFEGAWMVDIEIADEAQVEALMDAAAYKSMINE; encoded by the coding sequence ATGAGTCAAGTCAAAGACAATCTACGTTATTCGGAAGAGCATGAATGGGTCGAAGTAACAGGAAACAAGGCACGAATCGGTATTACGGATTTCGCGCAACATGAACTTGGCGATATCGTCTTCGTTGAACTGCCAGAAGTCGGCGATACGATTTCGGCAAACGAGCCGTTTGGTTCAGTCGAATCTGTTAAAACGGTATCCGAATTGTACGCACCGATTTCAGGGAAAGTCGTTGCCATCAATGAATCACTGTCAGATTCCCCGGAACTCGTTAACGAATCACCATTCGAAGGTGCTTGGATGGTCGATATCGAGATCGCAGACGAAGCACAAGTCGAAGCATTGATGGACGCTGCTGCTTACAAATCAATGATCAACGAGTAA
- a CDS encoding thioredoxin family protein, producing MKEVIAVPENGFLYVYAPMCGTCAIASRMLTIVEATKDGEWIQQANGNFIPEFLEQAQVMSVPALLKIEDNRVVSRLYAFQSVQNVFAFCTE from the coding sequence ATGAAGGAAGTCATAGCAGTACCAGAAAACGGTTTTTTGTATGTCTATGCACCGATGTGTGGGACGTGTGCCATCGCAAGCCGGATGCTTACGATTGTCGAAGCGACAAAAGACGGGGAATGGATTCAACAAGCGAATGGAAATTTCATTCCGGAGTTTTTGGAACAAGCCCAGGTCATGAGTGTTCCCGCTTTATTAAAAATCGAGGATAATCGAGTCGTATCAAGGCTTTATGCCTTCCAATCGGTTCAAAATGTCTTTGCGTTTTGTACCGAATAA
- a CDS encoding class I SAM-dependent methyltransferase: MTVRFMDVFTEWASTYDDTVTGHDPEYKEVFRRYEEILDTVATKAISPVVEFGAGTGNLTQRLLDRHQDVLAVEPSPEMREILIDKIPTLPVQDGHFLSFTADHAKSFVSTYAFHHLTDEEKGEAVDLMAKILPEDGKIVYADTMFVSEEARLQTIAEAKAQGFNGLAEDLEREFYPLIPVMEQIFASRGFDVTFTQYNHFVWLVEAEKMGE; this comes from the coding sequence ATGACAGTACGTTTTATGGATGTATTTACAGAGTGGGCGTCAACATACGACGACACGGTTACGGGGCACGATCCGGAGTACAAAGAAGTCTTTCGTCGTTATGAAGAAATATTAGATACGGTGGCAACAAAAGCGATCTCACCGGTCGTCGAGTTCGGGGCTGGAACAGGGAACCTGACCCAACGGTTGCTCGATCGGCATCAAGACGTTTTGGCGGTGGAACCGAGCCCGGAAATGCGGGAAATCCTCATCGATAAGATTCCGACGTTACCTGTACAGGACGGACACTTCCTGTCCTTTACGGCAGACCATGCGAAAAGTTTTGTTTCGACCTATGCGTTTCATCATCTGACGGATGAGGAAAAGGGAGAAGCAGTTGATCTGATGGCGAAGATTTTGCCGGAAGACGGAAAAATCGTCTACGCCGACACGATGTTCGTATCGGAAGAAGCGCGTTTGCAGACGATCGCTGAAGCGAAAGCACAAGGATTTAACGGTTTGGCAGAAGACTTGGAACGTGAGTTTTATCCACTGATTCCGGTCATGGAACAAATTTTTGCGTCACGTGGATTTGACGTGACATTCACACAATACAATCACTTCGTCTGGCTCGTAGAAGCCGAGAAAATGGGGGAATAA
- a CDS encoding S-ribosylhomocysteine lyase, with protein MTLKKMNVESFNLDHTKVKAPYIRVAGYKDGKVDQVVKYDIRFTQPNVEQMPMRAMHTLEHLLAENIRNYSDDVIDVSPMGCQTGFYMAMMNFDSVEKMSELVEKTLQDVLAAEEIPAQNEVQCGFASAHDLKGAKHYAEKMLAGRDEWDIVFG; from the coding sequence ATGACACTTAAAAAAATGAACGTAGAAAGCTTTAACTTGGATCATACGAAAGTCAAAGCACCATATATTCGCGTTGCCGGTTACAAAGACGGAAAAGTTGACCAAGTCGTCAAATACGACATTCGTTTCACACAACCAAACGTCGAGCAAATGCCGATGCGTGCGATGCACACACTGGAACATTTACTGGCAGAAAACATCCGTAACTATTCGGATGATGTCATCGATGTCTCGCCAATGGGTTGCCAAACAGGTTTCTACATGGCGATGATGAACTTTGATTCTGTCGAAAAAATGAGCGAACTCGTTGAGAAGACATTACAAGACGTCTTAGCAGCAGAAGAAATTCCAGCGCAAAACGAAGTCCAATGCGGATTCGCAAGCGCCCACGACCTTAAAGGAGCGAAGCACTATGCCGAGAAAATGCTTGCCGGTCGTGATGAATGGGACATCGTCTTCGGATGA
- a CDS encoding PLP-dependent cysteine synthase family protein has translation MIAKSVRDLVGNTPLYEITSFDLPAGTRILAKLEWMNPGGSVKDRLGIQLVDAAIEQGYVTPGGTIIEPTAGNTGIGLALAAKKYDLEVICVVPEKFSQEKQTLMRALGATVVNTPTELDMQGAIDKAKELGQTIPNSYVPLQFENEENPVTYQRTLGPELMAELDQIDWFVAGCGSGGTFAGTAAYLKERLGTKGAIVEPEGSVLNGGPAGPHKTEGIGTAKWPSLVSRDLVDEIHTVSDHDAFTKVHELAAREGLLVGSSAGAALVAALDLANRFPGSTIVTVFADSAERYLSQQIFEKVDETHA, from the coding sequence ATGATTGCGAAGTCAGTTCGCGACCTCGTCGGAAATACGCCGCTTTACGAGATTACTTCATTCGATTTGCCTGCTGGTACGCGGATTTTGGCGAAGCTCGAATGGATGAACCCTGGGGGCAGCGTCAAAGACCGCCTTGGCATTCAACTCGTTGATGCCGCAATCGAACAAGGATATGTGACACCAGGTGGAACGATCATCGAACCGACAGCCGGGAATACCGGCATCGGTTTGGCGCTCGCCGCCAAAAAATATGATCTAGAGGTCATCTGTGTCGTTCCGGAAAAGTTCAGCCAGGAGAAACAGACGTTGATGCGGGCACTCGGCGCGACTGTCGTCAACACACCGACTGAGCTCGATATGCAGGGTGCGATCGATAAAGCAAAAGAACTCGGACAAACGATTCCTAACAGTTATGTTCCGCTTCAATTCGAAAACGAAGAAAATCCGGTTACGTATCAGCGGACACTTGGTCCTGAGCTGATGGCGGAACTGGATCAGATTGATTGGTTCGTTGCCGGATGCGGATCAGGTGGAACGTTTGCCGGAACAGCGGCTTATTTAAAAGAACGTCTCGGGACGAAAGGTGCAATCGTCGAACCGGAAGGCTCCGTCCTCAATGGGGGACCAGCCGGACCGCACAAGACGGAAGGCATCGGGACGGCCAAATGGCCAAGTCTCGTCTCTCGCGACTTAGTAGATGAAATTCATACGGTTTCGGATCATGATGCATTCACGAAAGTCCATGAATTGGCGGCTCGTGAAGGGTTGCTCGTCGGCAGTTCAGCCGGTGCGGCACTCGTAGCAGCGCTTGATCTGGCAAACCGTTTTCCCGGCAGTACCATCGTCACCGTCTTCGCGGACAG